Proteins from one Penicillium digitatum chromosome 2, complete sequence genomic window:
- a CDS encoding Glucosyltransferase yields MAESYPSLAQCAIVAAAFKVLLFPAYKSTDFEVHRNWLAITHSLPIQEWYYEKTSEWTLDYPPFFAAFEWLMSQAAVYADSAMLVVKNLGYDSWQTVYFQRATVILTELVLVYALSRFVKSVPLPNKQAAHVASLSILLSPGLLIIDHIHFQYNGFMYGILILSIVLARKQSTLLYSGILFAVLLCMKHIYLYLALAYFVYLLRTYCLSLKSVFRPQFGNIFKLGFCVVGIFAIAFGPFAKWGQLLQLKDRLFPFSRGLCHAYWAPNIWAMYSFADRALISLAPRLGLPVNTDALNSVTRGLVGDTSFAVLPEVTKEHTFILTFLFQVVPLVKVWFKPGCWDTFVGAITLCGYASFLFGWHVHEKAILLIIIPFSLIALKDRRYFSAFRPLAVAGHVSLFPLLFTAGEFPLKTIYTVLWLVLFLFVFDRVAPVPERPRIFIFDRLSLLYLTISIPLIIYCSLGHQLIFGWDRLEFLPLMFMSSYCALGVVGSWIGFMVVYFTA; encoded by the exons ATGGCTGAATCTTACCCTTCATTGGCGCAATGTGCCATCGTTGCAGCTGCCTTCAAAGTATTGCTCTTCCCCGCATA CAAATCGACCGATTTTGAGGTCCATCGCAATTGGCTCGCTATCACCCATTCTCTCCCCATCCAAGAATGGTACTATGAG AAAACCTCGGAATGGACGCTCGACTACCCACCGTTCTTTGCAGCCTTCGAATGGCTTATGTCGCAGGCTGCTGTATATGCAGACTCTGCTATGTTAGTCGTGAAGAACCTTGGATATGACTCCTGGCAGACTGTCTACTTTCAAAGAGCAACTGTGATTTTGACGGAGCTGGTTCTTGTCTACGCGCTTAGTCG ATTCGTCAAGTCCGTTCCTTTGCCGAACAAGCAAGCTGCACATGTGGCCAGTCTTTCTATCCTACTTTCTCCCGGTCTCCTCATCATTGATCATATCCACTTCCAATACAATGGCTTCATGTATGGAATTCTGATTTTATCAATTGTCCTGGCCCGCAAACAATCGACGCTTCTCTATAGCGGTATTCTCTTCGCGGTGCTGCTATGCATGAAGCACATATATCTTTACCTCGCTCTCGCCTACTTCGTCTATCTGCTGCGCACCTACTGCCTTAGTCTCAAATCGGTTTTCCGGCCCCAATTCGGTAATATTTTCAAACTTGGATTCTGCGTGGTGGGCATTTTTGCAATTGCCTTTGGGCCATTTGCCAAATGGGGACAATTGCTGCAGCTCAAAGACCGGCTGTTTCCATTTTCGAGAGGGCTATGTCACGCGTACTGGGCGCCAAATATCTGGGCGATGTACTCCTTCGCTGATCGAGCATTGATTTCCC TTGCTCCACGGTTGGGGCTTCCCGTGAACACTGATGCTCTGAACAGCGTCACACGAGGACTGGTAGGAGACACTTCTTTTGCAGTTCTCCCGGAGGTTACGAAAGAACATACCTTCATATTGACATTCTTGTTCCAAGTG GTTCCTCTCGTCAAGGTCTGGTTCAAGCCAGGCTGTTGGGATACTTTTGTCGGTGCGATCACCCTCTGCGGCTATGCATCGTTCCTCTTCGGCTGGCATGTGCACGAGAAAGCCAttctcctcatcatcatcccatTCAGTCTTATCGCCCTCAAGGACCGTCGCTACTTCAGCGCATTCCGACCTCTGGCAGTTGCGGGGCATGTCTCGCTCTTCCCACTGCTATTCACAGCTGGCGAGTTCCCCCTCAAAACTATTTATACAGTTCTGTGGCTGGTGCTATTCCTCTTTGTCTTCGACCGAGTCGCACCTGTCCCTGAGCGGCCCCGAATCTTCATATTCGACCGGCTTTCGCTGCTTTACTTGACCATATCTATTCCTCTCATTATATACTGCTCCCTGGGTCACCAATTGATTTTCGGATGGGACCGGCTAGAGTTCCTGCCATTGATGTTCATGAGCAGTTATTGTGCCCTCGGAGTTGTTGGAAGCTGGATTGGATTTATGGTGGTTTATTTTACAGCATAA
- a CDS encoding Zinc finger, PHD-finger → MDTVRATVRRVSKRLLNKKTEANKAAKEKQDAAAAQPLPPAPTGSTQSERRQGSFKPAQRRKLQKKPPGPSKPTTQYRTMRPIGEYPSSVEYRAAGVAPPSERAHRVATVPTNVPRDEAERLSPVSGVEYLAADKSHAETVESEAFGSISSGVQTLADEAIHAITTPADAPTPTLPSADDTNKYVAMLMSLPLRPSDKYDVAKLRVVMKYAIIHATENGSEGSAVALLYFWSNAVDDEFQLSLVANITNGDGADEQLRLALQSVLNNSMPDALKWYQKYLRATANAADVPSCSESSLPPTNSVNAEPSFKVSDIYRDTSGPRVEENFLSGKSNTAPLKRPKKPCRVNENAYKRKRKWEMDTDHDEKMRAVRARLQTESYSEARVRYSAIRTLIGPPDAIQHPYNMDNIDTGIEGDIDELNRSRSLPAPGSILDLPVVKGPEPEAPSVYSPSASLVGRKTGKPASRRQKEKVKGPEIPQRARSLSVDTTVSSLSSLSNSAYSVRFNDWSGGHEPRQMPNSIEPPENSDDCHQCGKGGDLLCCDTCINSYHFECLDPPLDPKNPPQGEWHCPKCSIRNSFSTLIAHSNHYKKTEFQLPQDIKEHFQGVDEGIVFDDDYARNLKHQRYYKAAPHLPRLTKAPKQDGPTIYANPMLLREYDNKGDCIRCSKCGFTSQGTRPIITCDYCPCRFHLDCLDPPRAHPPNPKVGWMCPNHVTPDDMIATKEINGSNERTRRVRRTKNMAYIDCDIMLPDDPNQSLFDDDWREKRARFLGGDVVLNFITAVKDDHHEREIEYARIVERKCLDLTKQLTNEYLNRAETAGITNNITQNGLPADFTQNVSYAVSNMIAGAPVSTEEFDAAAALLSMASSQPPLAVGEGHIAEAAGPASPIAQKTLSRIDEESTLGSSHAATSPPPDTTHPPKASSDAEESHHSDSELLPRIPVFNRNKRSRTDDQGSAGEPAQKRQYTKSK, encoded by the exons ATGGATACCGTGCGTGCTACTGTGCGTCGCGTCTCAAAGCGTCTTCTCAACAAGAAGA CCGAAGCCAATAAGGCAGCCAAGGAGAAGCAAGATGCAGCTGCTGCACA ACCCCTTCCGCCTGCCCCTACGGGGTCCACTCAGTCCGAACGCCGTCAGGGCTCTTTCAAACCCGCGCAACGACGGAAGCTTCAGAAGAAGCCCCCGGGCCCTTCGAAGCCCACCACCCAGTATCGGACAATGAGACCGATCGGGGAATACCCATCGAGCGTGGAGTACCGAGCTGCTGGCGTGGCTCCCCCGTCTGAACGGGCCCACCGCGTCGCGACCGTGCCGACCAATGTCCCGCGCGACGAAGCTGAGCGCCTTTCCCCCGTTAGCGGGGTCGAGTACCTGGCAGCCGATAAGAGTCATGCTGAGACCGTTGAATCAGAGGCATTTGGCTCAATCTCCAGTGGGGTCCAAACCCTAGCTGATGAGGCAATTCACGCCATTACCACCCCGGCCGATGCGCCCACTCCTACCCTCCCGAGCGCGGACGACACCAACAAGTACGTCGCCATGCTGATGTCTCTTCCTTTGCGCCCCTCCGACAAATATGATGTTGCCAAACTCCGGGTCGTCATGAAGTACGCCATAATTCACGCAACCGAGAACGGCAGCGAGGGGTCTGCCGTGGCCCTTCTTTACTTCTGGTCCAATGCCGTGGACGATGAATTTCAACTCTCTTTGGTCGCCAACATCACCAACGGAGATGGAGCAGACGAACAACTGCGTCTTGCACTCCAATCTGTCCTCAACAATTCTATGCCAGATGCCCTCAAGTGGTATCAGAAATACCTTCGCGCTACAGCCAATGCAGCCGATGTTCCCTCCTGCAGTGAATCAAGCCTGCCACCTACCAATTCTGTTAACGCAGAGCCCAGTTTCAAGGTCTCTGACATTTATCGCGACACGAGTGGTCCTCGTGTGGAGGAAAACTTCCTAAGCGGCAAATCGAATACTGCTCCGCTCAAGAGACCCAAGAAGCCATGCCGAGTCAATGAGAATGCTTACAAACGTAAGCGCAAGTGGGAAATGGATACTGATCACGATGAAAAGATGCGAGCTGTGCGTGCTCGTCTTCAAACGGAGTCCTACTCGGAAGCCAGAGTCCGTTACAGTGCAATTCGAACTCTTATTGGCCCACCAGACGCCATTCAACATCCCTACAACATGGATAATATTGACACGGGTATTGAGGGGGATATCGACGAGCTCAATCGTTCGCGTTCCCTTCCTGCACCAGGTTCCATCCTCGATCTACCTGTTGTCAAGGGTCCGGAGCCCGAGGCTCCATCTGTCTATTCACCATCTGCCTCACTTGTAGGTCGCAAAACTGGCAAGCCCGCCTCGCGACGCCAGAAAGAAAAGGTCAAGGGCCCTGAGATCCCACAGCGTGCACGGTCGCTCTCTGTGGACACCACAGTCTCGAGTCTTTCTTCGCTCTCAAATTCTGCTTACTCGGTTCGATTTAACGATTGGTCTGGTGGCCACGAACCACGCCAAATGCCGAATTCTAT TGAACCCCCCGAGAACAGCGACGATTGCCACCAATGTGGAAAAGGTGGTGATTTACTCTGCTGCGACACATGCATCAACTCGTACCATTTTGAATGCTTGGATCCTCCCTTGGACCCCAAGAATCCTCCGCAGGGAGAGTGGCATTGCCCCAAGTGCTCCATCCGCAACAGTTTCTCAACCTTGATCGCACACTCCAACCACTACAAGAAGACGGAGTTCCAACTTCCTCAGGATATCAAGGAACATTTCCAGGGAGTGGATGAAGGAATTGTGTTTGATGACGACTATGCCCGGAATTTGAAGCATCAACGCTACTACAAGGCCGCGCCCCACCTACCGCGGCTGACTAAAGCACCCAAGCAGGACGGCCCTACCATTTACGCGAATCCCATGCTTCTCCGAGAATATGACAACAAGGGAGACTGTATCCGTTGCTCCAAGTGTGGTTTTACATCCCAAGGCACACGTCCCATTATTACTTGCGACTACTGTCCCTGCCGCTTCCATCTGGATTGTCTTGATCCTCCCCGCGCACATCCCCCTAACCCCAAGGTCGGGTGGATGTGTCCCAACCATGTCACTCCTGACGATATGATTGCCACCAAGGAGATTAATGGCAGCAACGAGCGTACGCGCCGTGTTCGCCGAACCAAGAACATGGCGTACATTGATTGTGACATCATGCTTCCTGACGATCCAAATCAAAGTCTGTTTGACGATGActggagagagaagagagccCGTTTCCTTGGAGGTGATGTCGTATTGAACTTTATCACTGCTGTCAAAGATGATCACCACGAACGTGAAATTGAGTATGCCCGAATTGTCGAGCGAAAGTGCTTGGACTTGACCAAGCAACTCACCAATGAGTACCTCAACCGTGCTGAAACCGCCGGGATCACCAACAACATCACACAGAACGGTCTTCCCGCGGATTTTACCCAGAATGTTTCTTACGCTGTTAGCAACATGATTGCCGGCGCTCCTGTTTCCACTGAAGAATTTGACGCTGCTGCTGCCCTCCTCAGCATGGCTTCCAGCCAGCCTCCTCTTGCTGTCGGCGAAGGTCACATCGCCGAAGCTGCTGGGCCTGCCTCGCCCATTGCTCAGAAGACCTTGTCCCGCATCGATGAGGAGTCCACCTTGGGCTCTTCTCATGCTGCCACCTCTCCTCCTCCCGACACCACTCACCCTCCCAAGGCATCCTCCGATGCCGAGGAATCCCACCACTCGGACTCCGAGCTTCTCCCGCGGATCCCTGTGTTCAATCGGAACAAGCGATCCCGCACCGATGATCAGGGATCCGCGGGAGAACCGGCGCAGAAGCGCCAATACACCAAGTCCAAGTGA
- a CDS encoding Concanavalin A-like lectin/glucanase, subgroup — protein MMRTLASLALLAVGATAQVIESSSFGAGQTLSPNRNSIPGWAIGGEGHEPQVLSNKVILTPPYPGNTRGSAWAQSPVSQSEWSAEFQFRASGPERAGGILQLWYTKDGESRIGTSSIYTVGQFDGLALVIDTHGGRGGSVRGFLNDGTIDYKSHNSPDTLAFGHCDYSYRNLGRPSIVKLKHTSSIFEVTIDDKLCFSTNKVALPAGNTFGITAATPENPDSFEVFKFILESATSQGSTIPSNQDSTPQQPARNQDPDQPAQPIKPATEVTMNGLAAQIADLSGRIQLSGKATNTILQELKNQALKADQRHEELIQKSLAQDRQLAQFDTRLTRVEQLLQAVQTEIKNKDYNGRFNQLHETLRSSHLSLSENLQGHLLSVITASSPRMGFFIFLLIVSQVVLVIFYVIYKRRRANMPKKFL, from the exons ATGATGAGAACATTAGCTTCCCTGGCATTGCTTGCCGTAGGAGCGACAGCCCAGGTTATTGAAAGCTCGAGCTTTGGCGCTGGTCAAAC GTTATCACCAAACCGAAACTCTATCCCCGGTTGGGCAATTGGAGGAGAGGGCCATGAACCGCAAGTT CTATCAAACAAGGTCATCTTAACGCCACCGTACCCTGGAAACACACGGGGGTCAGCTTGGGCACAAAGTCC TGTTTCTCAGTCGGAATGGTCAGCAGAGTTCCAGTTCCGAGCAAGCGGACCAGAACGAGCGGGTGGAATCTTGCAGTTATGGTATACCAAGGACGGCGAGTCCCGTATTGGTACCTCCAGCATCTATACTGTCGGCCAGTTCGACGGCTTGGCTCTGGTGATTGATACGCATGGTGGAAGA GGCGGCAGTGTCCGTGGATTCCTGAATGACGGTACTATCGACTACAAAAGCCACAACAGCCCAGATACCTTAGCCTTTGGCCACTGCGACTACTCTTACCGTAACCTAGGCCGTCCATCCATTGTCAAGCTTAAGCACACCAGCTCCATCTTTGAAGTCACCATTGACGACAAGCTTTGCTTCTCAACCAACAAG GTTGCCCTGCCTGCTGGAAACACCTTTGGCATTACAGCAGCCACTCCTGAAAATCCAGACTCATTCGAGGTCTTCAAGTTCATCCTCGAGTCCGCCACAAGCCAAGGCTCAACAATCCCCTCCAACCAAGACAGCACCCCCCAGCAGCCAGCTCGCAACCAAGACCCTGATCAACCCGCTCAACCTATCAAGCCCGCCACAGAAGTCACGATGAACGGCTTGGCTGCCCAGATCGCCGACCTCAGCGGTCGCATTCAGCTCTCTGGAAAGGCCACCAATACTATCCTCCAGGAGCTGAAGAATCAAGCCCTGAAGGCCGATCAGCGCCACGAAGAGCTTATTCAGAAGTCCCTCGCCCAGGACCGCCAGCTCGCCCAGTTTGATACCCGGCTCACGCGCGTTGAGCAGCTGCTCCAGGCTGTCCAGACCGAGATCAAGAACAAGGACTACAATGGACGCTTCAACCAGCTCCACGAAACGCTGCGCTCCTCCCACCTTAGCCTGAGTGAGAACCTGCAGGGTCACCTGCTTAGTG TCATTACTGCCTCTAGCCCGCGCATGGgattcttcatcttcttgctGATCGTGTCCCAGGTGGTTCTCGTGATTTTCTACGTCATTTACAAGCGTCGCCGGGCCAACATGCCCAAGAAATTCCTTTGA
- a CDS encoding WSTF/Acf1/Cbp146: protein MTRGGGRVEGPEESPVIYRSVLFVYLSSFLLPTPPNIHSFPSPWTRSTPSRSCLILDSVHGISWPTGASTRNIESIMVLFKRKPVQYLPQTVIEDDSSEVWVIPETNEVFTSYEPYLQRMDFYKQRRFICEITGHSGLTFFEALRSETEESREVNNSFPDALREPILRRIQFSIVSRVDSLVDEIYEEFKSDFYPGEAVLILLEDSSRLHGTIRDKANFAEQLYADGTIKTPAFARYLVKILDRQNEEALLDQDHITRDRKAFTKLMLRGFIKNNVTRESWTGAPWLVKPSVAETYKIPIEVPKHLQYGTKVAEKKAMKKADQDGFFGFFSSQQLPELKPAVKGQKSKLSAHDMAKSREAQYQEYQRSLNGNPSFLLPSNPLRPSKPPLVGDRKLAGPPAVVIKNEPRAPSPPPIKYPIEDLDLAPNSEKQHRPTLKFMMVGESEDDGADNLLPDDLEPETVGLLLETWDTLNVYCEVFELDSFTFDDFIQAMRFSSTEVDCELFVEVHCAVLKKLVNSSNGDGAVQISLPEFPADDSDESEEEEEEEAEEESPEPQPKPGRMTTRGSLAKEEAVIIKAQINEDEPEETQIHRAGEMFEKNGWIDRLRKREFRNGGWQLVIVGLLHQLSIRPRSEQICNTILKHLAPLDREPTQYTVQEQYQTLDINLRTKVLQMICMLSLETKAIRNYLEECSNQMTELRKEKIEYQKARKAGLIELRQLHQERKAIQPEPEKTGKSPTPIPDLDGFDDSRLLEGDSELVGDTEDEDIPRPRSLRGGIDRALERKRKQELDKERKEILAKQPKGSKQYQRVLKKIDEQKAQIEKLQEQIETVENSLRETDCSRSRCLGLDRFCNRYWWFERNAMPYEGMPDSSMAEAHYANGRLWVQGPDEMEHAGFIDVTDEQRKQYQKHFQTTPAERKKHEEGPTHVSNAREWGYYEDPEAIEQLMEWLDSRGNRESKLLKELLIQQEYIAKYMNNRKAYLAETPQRAESEDIPAKRVTTRTKTYLDVNESGPRCLRWKNTTALSEHGHLHVDPCRPAKRKRVSEDTRVTKAAKQTKQAKPLTRTRAQRKV, encoded by the exons ATGACAAGGGGAGGAGGGAGAGTCGAGGGTCCCGAGGAAAGCCCAG TGATCTACCGCTCCGTCCTTTTTGTCTacctttcttctttcttgcTTCCTACACCTCCAAATATTCACAGCTTCCCTTCCCCTTG GACGCGTTCTACTCCG TCCCGTTCATGCTTGATTCTCGATTCTGTACACGGTATCTCTTGGCCGACTGGCGCGTCCACACGTAATATTGAAAGCATTATG GTGTTATTCAAACGCAAACCAGTCCAATACCTCCCACAAACTGTCATTGAAGATGATAGCTCTGAG GTCTGGGTTATCCCGGAGACCAACGAGGTCTTCACCAGCTACGAGCCTTACCTTCAGCGGATGGACTTCTATAAACAACGCCGATTCATCTGCGAGATCACCGGCCATTCAGGCTTGACCTTCTTTGAGGCGCTCCGCAGTGAG ACGGAGGAATCGCGTGAAGTCAACAACAGTTTCCCGGATGCGCTGAGAGAACCTATTCTGCGCAGAATTCAGTTCTCTATAGTTTCGAGGGTGGACAGCCTGG TGGATGAGATCTATGAA GAGTTCAAATCAGACTTCTACCCGGGCGAAGCCGTTCTCATCTTGCTTGAGGATAGTAGTCGGCTTCATGGTACCATCAGAGACAAGGCAAACTTTGCAGAGCAGTTATATGCCGATGGCACGATCAAAACACCTGCTTTCGCCAGGTATCTGGTCAAGATCCTAGATCGACAAAATGAAGAGGCCCTGCTGGACCAGGACCATATCACACGCGACCGGAAGGCATTCACTAAACTGATGCTACGTGGGTTCATCAAAAACAACGTCACTAGAGAGTCGTGGACAGGTGCCCCCTGGTTGGTCAAGCCATCTGTCGCAGAGACATACAAGATTCCGATTGAGGTACCTAAGCATCTGCAGTATGGTACGAAGGTGGCAGAGAAGAAGGCTATGAAGAAAGCAGACCAGGACGGcttctttggtttcttttcttctcagCAGCTGCCCGAGCTGAAACCCGCAGTCAAGGGGCAGAAGTCGAAATTGTCTGCACATGACATGGCAAAATCGAGAGAGGCGCAGTACCAAGAGTATCAGCGATCCCTGAATGGTAACCCATCATTCCTTCTGCCTTCCAACCCCTTGCGCCCTTCCAAACCGCCACTGGTTGGCGACAGGAAGCTTGCTGGACCCCCAGCAGTGGTCATCAAGAATGAGCCGAGAGCACCATCCCCACCACCGATCAAGTATCCTATTGAAGATCTGGACCTTGCTCCTAATTCTGAAAAGCAACACCGACCAACCCTGAAGTTTATGATGGTAGGTGAGTCTGAAGACGACGGTGCAGATAACCTTCTGCCCGATGATCTAGAGCCGGAAACAGTGGGATTGCTCCTGGAGACATGGGACACACTCAATGTCTACTGCGAAGTATTTGAACTGGATTCTTTCACGTTCGACGATTTTATTCAAGCTATGCGGTTCTCATCAACCGAAGTGGATTGTGAACTTTTCGTTGAAGTGCATTGCGCCGTTCTTAAAAAACTCGTCAATTCGTCGAATGGTGATGGTGCTGTTCAGATATCACTCCCAGAATTCCCTGCTGATGATTCTGATGAatcagaagaagaggaagaggaagaagccgaggaagagTCTCCAGAGCCGCAGCCGAAACCAGGTAGAATGACCACCAGAGGAAGCCTAGCCAAGGAAGAGGCAGTCATCATTAAAGCGCAGATTAATGAAGATGAACCTGAGGAGACACAAATTCATCGCGCCGGTGAGATGTTTGAGAAAAATGGATGGATTGATCGTCTCCGCAAACGTGAGTTCCGCAACGGTGGATGGCAGTTGGTTATAGTTGGACTTCTACACCAGCTATCTATCCGTCCTCGCTCGGAGCAAATCTGCAACACTATTCTCAAGCATCTGGCGCCTCTCGATCGTGAGCCTACACAATACACCGTGCAGGAGCAGTATCAAACACTCGATATCAATTTGCGTACCAAGGTCCTCCAGATGATTTGTATGTTGAGTTTAGAGACCAAGGCCATCCGAAACTATCTAGAAGAGTGCAGCAATCAGATGACAGAGTTGCGCAAGGAAAAAATTGAGTATCAGAAGGCACGCAAAGCAGG CCTCATCGAGCTTCGCCAGCTGCACCAGGAGCGTAAGGCCATTCAGCCTGAACCTGAAAAGACTGGAAAGTCACCTACGCCGATCCCGGACCTGGACGGCTTTGATGATTCTCGATTGCTTGAAGGAGACTCTGAATTAGTCGGTGATACTGAAGACGAGGATATCCCTCGACCACGCTCGTTACGTGGAGGGATTGATCGGGCACTCGAGCGTAAACGGAAGCAAGAATTGGACAAGGAGCGAAAGGAGATATTAGCGAAGCAGCCTAAGGGGTCCAAGCAATACCAGCGagttttgaagaagatcgacgAGCAGAAGGCCCAGATCGAGAAGCTCCAGGAGCAGATCGAGACCGTGGAGAACAGCCTTCGCGAAACAGACTGCTCTCGGTCCCGATGCCTTGGACTTGATCGCTTCTGCAATCGATACTGGTGGTTTGAGCGTAATGCGATGCCCTACGAAGGTATGCCGGACAGCTCAATGGCCGAGGCACACTACGCCAATGGTCGCCTGTGGGTGCAAGGCCCGGATGAAATGGAGCACGCTGGCTTCATTGATGTGACCGACGAACAGCGGAAGCAATACCAGAAGCATTTCCAAACCACGCCCGCAGAGCGCAAGAAGCACGAAGAAGGGCCAACCCACGTGTCAAATGCTCGTGAATGGGGCTACTATGAAGACCCCGAGGCGATTGAGCAACTCATGGAGTGGCTGGACTCGCGCGGCAACCGGGAGTCTAAGTTGCTTAAGGAGCTGCTCATCCAGCAGGAGTACATCGCCAAGTACATGAATAATCGCAAGGCGTACCTAGCCGAGACGCCTCAAAGAGCCGAGTCGGAAGACATCCCAGCCAAACGCGTGACCACCCGGACTAAGACCTATCTGGATGTGAATGAGAGTGGCCCTCGCTGCCTGCGTTGGAAAAACACGACCGCGTTGTCCGAGCATGGGCATCTTCATGTTGATCCTTGCCGGCCAGCCAAGCGCAAGCGCGTTTCGGAGGACACCAGAGTGACCAAGGCAGCCAAACAGACTAAGCAGGCTAAACCCTTGACCCGAACACGCGCTCAGCGCAAGGTTTGA